In Mixophyes fleayi isolate aMixFle1 chromosome 3, aMixFle1.hap1, whole genome shotgun sequence, the genomic stretch TGCACAAAGGTGACGTAAATGTGTTAATTTGCCTACGGTGCCTTAAAATACTAAGGACACATTATTTAAGAACTCAATAAAAATAATTGCTCTGTATAAGGGTCTGTAGTCCTGAGCAGTTATATATGTGCCCATAGAATGTTGCCCTGGACTGCGGTCATAGAGAGGTGAACATAGTCTACGTGGACCCCAAAATAGCGATTATGGCACAATAAAtgctttgtcttttttttttttttttatcaaatattgTTATTCAAGTTGTATCATTACATAaagtatatatttacatttcaagAAAATATACTACTATTTCGATAACattcaatataatatattttatatgttttcaagttgataatataacaatatatgtgATTTTGACATTGATATCACAAAGAAATGCTTTGTCTTTACTCACTGCATACTGGAACCAAAAATAGGATAAGCTGTGTCCAGGCTCAGTCCATTATGCAGCAAGTATAGACAAAGTATTCCTCATGGTGATCTATAGGGGAACATTTATCAACAcacaaatagttttcaatccttatcgcattgataaggattgaactatttctcatattgattaaaaaagcaacacaggaacagcagttccgaaaaactgctgttcctgtgaagtggaaaacatacttgccactgcctcttcgttcccgaagcagcatgcgatgaacggggctcctcttcacaatccagtgcgcatgcgcagagtgaagccctcgggcatgcgcacaaacatctctggtCTCTCTTGGcaattatagttgcagagagagagagcgtgagtgacagggagggatcatgtgatccctccacacatgtgctgtccagctctgctcttcggagcagagctgacagcactgaaaccttTCATTTATGATAGTGtacgtacattaacatgattgaaaagttaatttcatttattgttaAAAGCTTTACTgtgcactccccatacactgttatggggagtgctcattaaaacaataggaaatgcaaagcagcagatatctatgatatttgcgatgcaacaatcataaatagcaaattagtgtttaacagttttcggggattttacaggggggaaacctttgataaataggccccatagaggGCTGCTTACATTTTTGCCTTTCCAGTAAATGCATTGTGGGGTATGTTGCAGGTTGATATACATGCTTTTGTGAGTATATGTGGTTGTGATTAAGAAGCAGGAGCAGTGTTGGAACTACTGGCACAATAGGGAATGTCGCTGTGGCAAGACAACAAGGTGAAGGGGCCCTGCAATACTGGTTTAATACCTGCACATACAAGTATGTTCCCCTAAGGAGGCAACAGGAGTTGAGCATCAGAATGTAGGAAAATAGTTTATACATTTTCTCTCTGAAAAGGTAATAGTTTATGGTGATTAAAGTGATGTCATTTACAGTCTACAGTGGACTAATTCAAATATTTGTTTACTTGGACAGCAAAACTGTTAAGATTACCTCTGCTTAATAGTCTTCATCTGTGGCATAACTTTATGTATGCAAATTAGTCTTAGATTTGTTTACTTAATAGGATCTGTGTGCTATTTACAGTATTTTGTCTAGTAATTGACCTGTgaatgtctaaagctgggtacacactacaggtttttcgtccaataattggacaaatcagccgacatccgactgtttgatcagatatcgtgtagtgtgtatacttacacaataatctaaagtcaccccaaagtgccgatcatcgtgtcgtttggttggtcgtactgtttaatttttgccgaccaatcaccttccaatcctgcagtgtatatgaattcacccgactatcggccaataatgtatctcagagtgacaggtctcagtctacctgctgctgatcttgtcatgaTCCACGGTCTCTGTCAACTGTCTGCAGCTGTTTTTCTTTAGAGAAGAAACTGATATGGATGGTATGGGCTGCTCCCCACTCTCTCACcctgcacatgtagtcttaaccctctgtgtgctggctggaaCGGATAAGATTAGTGCAGCATGAGAAGATTAGAGCAGCGTCCCCTGCGGTTAAACTTCAGCTGCCAGAGATAATGCTGTCACACAGAATTTACGGCCTGTTTTCAGTTCGGCACTTAAcacagtgctgtgtcaagacaggctgccAAATACAATTGCCGGGCTCCGTTGAACAtctctcaatgaattaagacctgagctgtcacttgccttttatggactaccttgcagccgataattttgacagctgaagagcagagatctgatgataatcgtgtatagtgtgtacacgtcaatcggtatgctgatcgggattttttttatttattctgtcgtTGGTATATCGTTAATTGTTTACTTCTTTTGAATAAATCCTTCCACTGAGCGAAGGATGGAGAGAGGCCACAATGATTGCTGATTACCTTGAAGATTCTTTAATTACTGCCAGCACTAAGCATAGGTGAACGCATTCCAGTTATCCAGTGAAAGCTCCCCTGTCGATAGAAGCATTCACTTGGaaggtctttttttctttgcaaaaggGATCTTGTGTTATGAAATCCATCAGTTTATTAAAACACTAACAAGTAGTTCCACCTCCAACTTCATATCCATGGTTATCTGCACTTTCCAACTTAATCCTGTGCCATAGCAGGGAACCTTTGAAGGAATGATCTGAACCAGCTCAATTGCACTTCATGGATACTAGTTATAATCAGGATAGATTCAGGCTTAGTAGCAATAGATATCCTTATTCAAATAGGTTGgtctacaccagtgatgggcaacttgatACACTTAAACATGCTACATGCACCGCGCTCCAACCTTCGAAAGGGCGGCATATTACCCTTGTCTTTTGTTTGAGGCTCCGCTGGGATTTCGCATataattgaatttgccccataGTGTGATAGCATTGGCTTGACTTAAGCCATTAAAATCTTTACACCTTATAATTGAGAACCGTTTGATCATATGCTGTTTAAAATTATGTACTATTTGTTATTCTGAGGACTATTTGAGTGTACATGTTCTTTGTGACAACATATTGGCTAGACCGGGGCTGGCAAACTAGTCAGAGACGAAGAGCTAAAATATATCTATAGTTACCGCAAAGagacaactttaccttttatatgtgtgtgcatattcatatacacagtataatcacacatacattgaaaacataacataatttacagtattttgcttatgcaaaaaagaaaatatccaactgTGTAAACATTTTCACAATCGTGAAATCTGCACAGTTCTTACCGCTTACCTCACTGTTGTGTCTGGCAGAGATGGGTTAAAAGGATTACTTATAGTCTTCACATTAGCTTACTCTGTTACTGCAGCCAAaatcgctgtggagggaactgtgaaagtggggataaaaaaactCATAAATGACCAACATGCCCcttagatctccccacatgccccttatatgcacATCAGCCTCCACACATGTCACCAGACCTCTCCACATACCagcagatctccccacatgctatCAGTCCTACCCAAATGCCCATTGCATGCCTATCAGACCACCTAATGTTTCTAGTGGGAAATAATGGGCTCAGGTTGCAATGGATTAATATCGTGACACTCATGTTGTCaagtattgtttattttgtgaaGGATATAATATAAGGAGTAATCTAAAAAGAAGGCATTATGTCGCAGTTACTTAGGTTTTATAGACAAGGACCCtaaaatcatttgcatataaggtataaacatgattttCGGACATTTTATAGGTTTAATACCGATTAAAAGCTTGAGCATGCTTAGTAAGCCCAAATACGCCTTCCTAACAAACTATGTGGTGAAGTTTCTAGAAAGGCCTTGACTATATAAGCATTGCAAAATCACTTGGTTATGTAAAGTAATACGCACATGAAAGTACAAACAACAAAACGGGGTTTCAGCGGTCATTTCGTCAAACCTGCCACACtgacatgccatcagacctcctcacatgtcccttacatgacAATCTAGCattcccacatgccatcagacctccctacatgtcaACAAACCCCCACGGTTTGCATGAGAtctccttacatgccatcagatctcatctgtcccttacctctCACACCTTCCACACTTAGCCACTGGAACCCACATagaggaaggggggagagcaCACTACACTCTTTCCTCTTCTTTTCCTGTTTGGATTATTTGATGGCACTGTGAcatccctgtgttgtgcagagtaGGTCACATGATGCAGCTGCTTCCAGGCAGTCTTAAGCAATTGGAAGCTGTTGACTGGGTTCTAATCTGCCCCTGCTGCCACCCAGAGCACCATGCTGCAGCTATGCTCCCAGCAAGGAGTCGCATTTTAAAGTACAAAGAGTTGTGGGTTGGCCACCGCTGGGCTAGAAAGCACTTGCTACTTATGATGCAGTGTCTATTTTCGATGACTTCCTGTATTAGCAATTTGTTTTAGGGAATTTGGTTCACATTAAGCATTTTCGGATTATTAAAAGTATAACGTATTGGGAAGAGGTTCTTTAAAAATTAGTTACATGTACCTTAGTTTCTAAGGTATTTTGGGCTCTAAAATTCTAATATAATCCTGCAATTGTGACCATTTGTGAACTTTGTCACGTTGTGGTGTAAATTATAGTCAATTATTCAGCCTGTGTACAACCATAACTCTGGCTCTtggtaaagctgggtatacactacagaattttccaccaactttttatgccgatcaattttacatgcgatcgatggtccgatcgcttggtccttggactgcatacacattgttttagacgataaagggaagagcagctgtcccattagcgactttttacagctatgttgtcgtgagcaatgactaatttcgtactcactgttgtggatcggtcggaagtttatacacactacacaacggaaacgagattggaacgaaaatatttaatggtacgaccaaccaaatgaggcgacaatggtcaatttgggcagactttcaaccgccgtgtcactacacacactgacctgacttttgaatgagcggtcgtatgtcggctgattgagccaattattggacgaaaaccgtgtagtgtgtacctagcttaaagcatacctttttctttttctcaggATGAAAACATAACCATTTCCAAGGAAATTCAAAGAACAGCTAATACATATCAAATGGAAGCTGAGGTAAGAATAGTCTGAGGAACTATGAAAGTTTCTTGACTACAGAGGCTATAGCTGGTAAAATCTATGTGCTGGTTTTTGTTCCTGCTCCTCTGAATATattagtactatataaataatggcAGCTGGCTGGCACCATGTCGTTCTGTAGCTGTTCTGCCCACTGGAAGCAAAGCAGGCTGGAACTCGGTGGTCCTGATATCAAGGGGTATTTTTGTCCAAGGAATTGTatggcatacacacacacacacacacacacacacacacacacacacacacacaatacaaattttTTTATGTCATGACCTACACGACAACCTTCCTGAAATTATGTATTACACTAATTTAGTAATTAATTGATTGTTAATGATATTATTTTGAGCTGTTCATATCTAGGCCTTCACCGTTGCTTTTTGCTCAACTATGTATTTCTAATTCCTTATATTTTAATACCTTGTATTGATATCTTGACACATTGAATTGTTATTTAAGGTTTCACAATATCTATACTTTCTATCTAAATTTAAGctcattcattttttgttttgccGTTCTCGCCTTAACAACATTGCGCATTTGTTTTGCTTATTTTGCATATGATCCAGAACTTTCTAAGTGGCAAGTGTTTTATGCCCAGTACTGGTACATTATCGGTTTGTATATATATtcgttatttttttttcattttcaggtTTGTGTTATTTTTAAGGATTTTGAAAAACTGCAGGACATTTGCAACATACTTGTCGAAAAATTAGACCGTTCTGTATGTATCTCTTCACCCCAGTTCTTCCACTCTCCAGAGGGCATAGAAAAGTTAAGGTATTTAAATCAACCTTGTATTGACAGATTAAAAGTCTTTATCTGTTCAGTATTTTCTGTGGGAAAGCCAAGTTATTGTGTAGTGCACAAAATAGGATAAGTATAGTTGACTTTATAGTTCAGTTGAGATCCGTTATGGTCATAAGGAGACTCGTATGTTTTTTACTTCACTAacacacattttaattatttagttGGTGACTTTTATTATGATAGTAAttttttatgaatcattaataaagttGTGATGTTAATATTGAGAGGATCCATAATGGATCTCAACTACACTTAGCTTGTTTTGTGCACTACAAAATAACTCTCGGCTTTCCAATTTGTTCATTGATTGATTCAGTTTAGTTGTAGCACATCCCTGAGCAAATATTACTTTACAAACATAGGATCTTATCAAATTATATTTGGTAGTCAACAATAGAATTTCACTTCTTAAAGGGGATCTTGTGCAATAATATCAGGTTTTTCTTGTACCTAGTACGGCGGTTCCCAAaatgtgcgctgcggctcccacgggtgccgcagcgctgtcacaggggtgcctgGGGCCAGccgtagaaaaaaacaaacaacacaaaaacttaccaatccgagagggcagtgtgactgggggcagagagggcagagtgtctgggggcagagtgtctgggggcagagagggcatttttgcatacaactaaataagtatttctgtctggacctaaatacttattgcaattttttgacccaactaaaacaggactgctcagtaattattttggaggggtgccttgaaaaaattatggagactctaagggtgccgcgaactgcaaaagtttgggaaccactgacctagtATTTTATGTTGAAAGCAAAGGGAGAtagtttttatacatatattgttattACACAAGGAGAATAATATATTCCTTGTATTTTGTTAAAATAGAACTATTGTCTGTTTCAGGCGTGAAGTTTGTCTTAATGCAGTAAGTAACGCACGACGCAAAGCTCAGGAAGTCTGTCGCCTCGTTGGTCAGTCACTCGGAAAGGTGCTAATTATCAGAGAAGAGGAAATGAAGGAACTGGAGGATCAAACGGAGAGCAGTTGTGCATCTTCCTCCATTCAACATAAAATTAAAAGTGGTACAGTTTATGCAGCATCAAAAGTATCTGCAACTTTTGAAATAAAAGGAAAAGAGCGAAACAAAAAAAGTTGCTGATACTTGTTAAAGCAATACTTGTTACagtttatacaatacagatatattttgcatttttttagtgTTGATTTTATGAATTTTTATACAGTACAAAACATATGGCACAGCATATATATGACAAGACTAATAAACAGTCTTATGTTAAAGAGCATATTATTGTCAGATGTCCATAgattaaaaaaatctatatattctaCATGACAATAGAATATTGCTTATGAATTGAAGACTGCAGAAACGTGACTGTCATGTGGATATTTTTCCTtcaatcattattatttttgtaaaaattgAATGAAATTATTTTTAGGATTTTGTAGGTAAATCGGACAGACCCTCTATCAAAACTATAGCACTGAAGGAAGAAGGTAACAAACAGGATATTAACATTCATTATTTAGATTTTTAATCTTATTCTAATCAGAACCTCTGTAAAATAAAGCTCATTTTACACGTGGATAAACCAACATAAAACACTTTGGTGTCTGGTTTTCCTTCTATTATGGAACAAAGATTTTTTGGAATAAGTCGCAACTGGGAAGGTAATGAAATTAACGGGTTTTCTGAGTATCACAACATGAATGGATTTCATCAATGgtaacatgtaaaataataaaataatagtaaatcgTCCACAGtcacaatatgaaatatataaagtcCCAATATGCAATCTTTTCAGGTCATCTGAATGTGATTCCAAATAATCACTCGATATACTCCCATCCGTTTCTCCCAGGGTCCACCATCCAGTTCATATAAATACGGAAGACAAGAAGAAACAAGGAATCCCTTGTAGTGTAGTATTCCAATATAGAAATCTtttgtgaataataataaaatacactcacatTTAGTAAGGGTAACAATTCACATCAAGGTATCTTTCACTCGCGATTGGGCTCCTGCTAGCACGCTGCAGCGCGATCGTGTCTTCATACAATCTTCCAGGTTCAGTTGTCCCACTAACCAAACAGAAGGTGAGAGAACACAAAAATGCCCAAATAGTGTAGTATTCCAGTATAAAAAGGTTTCATAAACaacaataaaattgcacttaCATTCGATAATGATAACAGTGCACATCAGGGTATCTTTCAGACGCGGCTAAGCTCCTGCTCACACGCTATAGCGCAATCGTGTCCCCGTTGCAACTTCCGGGTTCTGTTGTCCCGGTAACCAGTCTCAACTCTCATTGGACCCTACGCGTTTTGTCACTCGGACTTCGTCAGGGGTAATCCAATGAGGGTTGAGTAGTGCCTTATATAGCGTCCCAAGTAGAATTCCTTTCTAACTGTTTAACTATCGCAGCGCTGATGTGAAATAGGAATCGTTCCATGTCTGATGTGCTGTTGAGTTAATAATATGGCATGTAATAGAATATTGGCCTGAGAATGTTGGATAAATGGCACTAATATTGAAAGAGATctgaattaaaatgtataataataaaagtggatATAAAAAACCACAAAGTACTTTGATTAGGGAATATCTATATACCAGGGTATATAAAATACTAATCCTGTGTGGGACTAAAAAACATGGGACAACACCTTTTTAAAGGAAAGAGATTAACTCGAAATCTGAGTTTAATGCCATTGGTGATAAAGtgcttaaattaaaaatccatttaGCTTCTTCTTGATTAAGCAGTTTGTTAAaatcccctcctctccagggtttcTGAACAAGTTTGATCCCTAAAAACTTTAGTCCTGATGGATCTTGATGATGTGTAATTTTAAAGTGATTGGATAAATGATGGGTTTCTAGTCCGATTTTAATATTTCTCACATGTTCGTTGatccttgtttttaattttcttaaagTTCTACCTACATATTGTAGGCCACACGGACAAGTGATTAAGTAGGTTACTCCCATAGAGTTGCATGAGATGTGTTCTTGTATATGAAAAGATTTGGATGAGGCTTGGGAAGTGAATTTCACTATCCCTTTAGTTCCCTCATGTTTCCTGATGCTACATGATTTGCAATTGAGATGGTGGAAAAATCCATGTTTTCGTTTATCATCCCTTAACCAATTGGAGGTGTTCCTCACAGTTTTCGGTAGATGGCTGGTTACCATGTTTTGTTTTAAGTTTGGTGTCTTCCTAAATGTGATGACAGGATTCATAGGGAGTAGTTTAGAAAGGGTTTCGTCTTTTTTCAAGAGATGccaatgtttttttataataGTTTTGATGTCCTTCGCCGATTCAGAAAATTGGGTGATGAATGGAACACAGATGTTATCCCCTGGTTTGTTTTCTTCCTTTTTACATTTGAGGAGGTCTTCTCTAGTGAAGCGACTGACTTCTTCCATTGTTTGCTCCACTCTTACTTCATCATAACCTCTTTCACAAAATCTAGATTTAACAATCTCCCCCTGTTCTTTGAAGGTATTAAGGTTGGAGAAATTCCTCCTTATCCTCATAAATTGGCCTCGAGGGATATTCTCCAACCAATTTAGATGGTGATGACTGTTCATAGGTATGAAACTGTTACAATCTACTTCcttaaaatgtgttttagtttCTATCTTTCCCCCCTCAATGAAAATATCCAGATCCAAAAAGGTTACTTTCTTTTGGCTAAAGGTGGTGATAAATTCAAGATTCTTCTGTGGAGTGTCCATACCATCAATGAACTGTTTTAGTGAatcttctcctcccctccaaatgAAAATGATATCATCTATGAACCGTTTCCAGAGGACCAAGTTTGACACCAAGCCACGATCTAACCAGATGTTCTCCTCCTCCCATTTACTCATGAAGAGATTTGCGTAGCTTGGCACAAACTTGGTCCTCATAGCTGTTCCTCTTTCCTGTAGGTAATGAAGATCCTGAAACCAGAAGTTATTGTGGGTAAGTATGAATTGGATTCCTTTTAATAATGAACTCTATTTGAGCAGGTG encodes the following:
- the IRAK1BP1 gene encoding interleukin-1 receptor-associated kinase 1-binding protein 1 isoform X2, with protein sequence MATLPPVSRLFTSVQPADIANMAAEEVENSPGLVVGQRGGREVQVTGTAELSAAPDTARVCFRVTSSKGAAAEARTSVQRRLEYIEQSLRQRGVMDENITISKEIQRTANTYQMEAEDFEKLQDICNILVEKLDRSVCISSPQFFHSPEGIEKLRTIVCFRREVCLNAVSNARRKAQEVCRLVGQSLGKVLIIREEEMKELEDQTESSCASSSIQHKIKSGTVYAASKVSATFEIKGKERNKKSC
- the IRAK1BP1 gene encoding interleukin-1 receptor-associated kinase 1-binding protein 1 isoform X3; protein product: MATLPPVSRLFTSVQPADIANMAAEEVENSPGLVVGQRGGREVQVTGTAELSAAPDTARVCFRVTSSKGAAAEARTSVQRRLEYIEQSLRQRGVMDENITISKEIQRTANTYQMEAEVCVIFKDFEKLQDICNILVEKLDRSVCISSPQFFHSPEGIEKLRTIVCFRREVCLNAVSNARRKAQEVCRLVGQSLGKVLIIREEEMKELEDQTESSCASSSIQHKIKSGTVYAASKVSATFEIKGKERNKKSC
- the IRAK1BP1 gene encoding interleukin-1 receptor-associated kinase 1-binding protein 1 isoform X1 translates to MATLPPVSRLFTSVQPADIANMAAEEVENSPGLVVGQRGGREVQVTGTAELSAAPDTARVCFRVTSSKGAAAEARTSVQRRLEYIEQSLRQRGVMDENITISKEIQRTANTYQMEAEVCVIFKDFEKLQDICNILVEKLDRSVCISSPQFFHSPEGIEKLRREVCLNAVSNARRKAQEVCRLVGQSLGKVLIIREEEMKELEDQTESSCASSSIQHKIKSGTVYAASKVSATFEIKGKERNKKSC